The Moorena producens PAL-8-15-08-1 genomic interval TCGGTGCTAATTGTAAGAAGTTGTTCAGTGGAAGTGCAGATAAAACGATAAAAGTGTGGGATTTTGCTAATGAAAAACTAATCTACACCCTAAATGGTTTTCCAAATCCAATTGACTATTTTGCGATTAGTCCTGATTGCCATACAATTGCTACTAGTGGGGGAAAAAAAATAATAAAACTGTGGAATTTGCCACAGTTAATTCATTAGTTTTTAAGTGATTCTTATGGTTAAGATATTGGTGAAAACTTTGAATTTAATGACGTTTATAGTTTAGAGTTAAAGTTAATGAAATGCTAATGGAATTCATTAATGATTAAAAAAAAACTCTCAATAGTAACAAACGAATACTAACAGAGGAATAGTAATAGACAAATGGACAACTCTCCTGAGACATCTTTTCCTGAAACTCCCTTAGCGCAAGCCATGATACAGCGGTGTATCCAACTAGCACGGCGAGCCCAGGGACGTACTACACCCAACCCTTTAGTGGGTTGTGTAATTGTCCGCAATGGGGAAATTGTTGGGGAAGGGTTTCATCCCGCTGCTGGTCAACCCCACGCGGAAGTGTTTGCCCTCTCAGAGGCTGGGGAAAATGCCCAGGGCGCAACGGTTTACGTGAATCTGGAACCCTGCAATCACTATGGTAGAACCCCTCCATGTACAGAAGCGTTAATTAAGGCTGGAGTGGCTAAAGTAGTGGTGGGGATGGTGGACCCTGATCCACGGGTATCTGGAAAAGGTATTGAACGGTTAAGGGCGGCTGGAATTGAAGTGGTGGTAGGTGTGGAAGAGGCTGCTTGCCGTCAGCTCAATGAAGGCTTTATTCATCGCATTCTTTACCAGCGTCCATTGGGAATTCTCAAGTATGCCATGACTTTAGATGGCAAAATTGCTGCTACCAGTGGTCACAGCAAATGGATTACAGGGGAAAAGTCCCGCAGTTGGGTGCATCAAATGCGTTCAGCTTGCGATGCAGTGATTGTGGGCGGTAATACGGTGCGTCAGGATAACCCCAATTTGACTAGTCACAATCCAAACCTACCGAATCCCCTACGGGTGATCATGAGTCGCACCCTCGACTTACCCAGAGATGCTCGTGTTTGGCAAACGGATCATGTCCCTACGTTGGTGTTTACAGAGGTCGGAACTGAGGGAGATTTATATCAACATCTGGTCAACCAGGGTGTAGAGGTGGTGGTATTGAATCCCCTGACGCCTTCTCAAGTCATGGCATATTTATATGACAGGCAGCTTTCCAGTGTGTTATGGGAATGTGGTGGTATCTTAGCTGCAAATGCGATCGCAGATGGTGCAGTCCAAAAAATCGTAGCCTTTATTGCTCCAAAAATCATCGGTGGTCAAGGTGGTCCCTCACCAGTAGGAGATTTAGGCTTGACACTCATGACTGATGCTCTAACCTTAGAACGAGTCAGTTGGCGTCAGATAGGATCTGATTATGTAGTGGAAGGTTATATACCTTCTAAGAGGGAGTAGGGAGTAGGGAGTAGGGAGCAGGAAAAAGGCAAGAGGCAAGAGGCAAGAGGCAAGAGGTAAAACATTTTGCTATATTTATAAAATTTGGGATAAAAACTGCTTAGTACGTTCATGTTGAGGATTGTTGAAAAATTCCTGGGGTGTACTTTCTTCCACCAACTTGCCATCAGCCATTAATACCACTCGGTCTGCAACTTCTCTAGCAAAACCTACCTCGTGGGTAACGCAAACCATAGTCATCCCAGAATCAGCAAGCGATCGCATAGTATCGAGTACCTCTCGCACCATCTCTGGGTCGAGAGCTGAGGTAGGCTCATCAAATAACATTATTTTAGGCTGCATTGCCAAAGCACGGGCAATAGCTACCCGTTGCTGTTGTCCCCCTGACAGTTGACCGGGATACTTCTTGGCTTGTTCGAGAATACCGACTTTCTCTAACAGCTGCATGGCAATTTCTTCAGCTTTTGCTTTTTTCCAGCGGCGCACCCAAATCGGAGCAAGGGTGACATTTTGCAGCACAGTCAGGTGAGGAAATAAGTTAAATTGTTGGAAAACCATCCCCACTTCTTTGCGAATAGTATCAATGTTTCGCAAATCATGGGATAGTTCAATGTTATCAATAATAATTTTTCCTTTTTGATAGTCTTCTAGAGCATTAAATGTCCTAATAAAGGTGGATTTACCAGACCCGCTAGGCCCCATGACCACCACTACTTCTTTTTTCTTGACTTCTAGACTGACACCACGCAGAACATGAAATTGGTTGCTGGCATACCACTTATGAACATCTTGAGCGATGATCATGGATTCAGTATCTCCGGAATTAACTGGGTCTTGAGAAGCAGTGATCGGTTGTTGATTGGTCATAATTATTTTCCCTTGAGTAAGGTTAGATTGGGTTACAGGTTGAAGGTTACAAGTTTAAAGTTACAGGTTTAAGAGGATATCTCCCAAGTTTTTTGATACTGAATTTTGCCCCCCTAGCCCCCCAACTTTGGGGGGAACAAGAGTCAATTTGCTTCTAAAAGTCCCCCCCGGTGCGCTTTCCTTGTCTTGATGCAGTCGCTCATGGGGGGAACCCCCAAGACCGCGCTGCATCGCTAGGCGAATTAAATTCGCCACGGGTCGCACCGCAAAATTGGGGGATTTAGGGGGCTTGGATGTAGCCAATGAGACTTCTCAGACAACCTCTAAGGTTACAGGTTTAAGGTTATATAGCGTTTATCGCAGTTATGAGGTATTTTCTTCTTTGACGTTGATTCCCCGTCTTGATGCAGCGCAGGGCTATTTCCTATTCCCTGTTCCCTATTCCCTATTCCCTATTCCCTATTCCCTGTTCCCTAAAATCCGTAAATTGTCTACCTCATAGCTATGATAATTGCTAGAATCTAGATTCAATGGTCTACATTTAATTGTTTTTCGAGGCGTCGGCTGGCTGTGGACATGGCGTAACAAAATAACCAGAATAGGAGTCCGTCGAATAGGTAAACTTCTTGATAGGGGGTTTGAAATTTGGCTTGGGCAAAGATAGAATCACCGATACCAAGCAACTCCACTAGACCTACAACAAATAGGAGAGTTGTGTCTTGAAACAGACTAATAAACTGACCGACAATGGCAGGAATAACAGCTTTGAGTGCTTGAGGTAAAACAATCAGCCCTACCGATAGGGGAGTATTTAAACCCAATGCTTTAGCAGCTTCGATTTGACCCGTAGGTATAGATTGCAGTCCTCCTCGCACATTTTCGGCTAAGTAAGCAGCACTAAATAAAGTCAGACCGATTATTGCTCGTAACACCCGGTCTGGCCGCATTCCTGGTGGTAGAAATAGTGGGATAATTACTTGTCCCATGAACAAAATTGCAATCAGCGGTAATCCTCGGATTAGTTCAATGTAAAGGATAGAGAAGCCCCGCACAACTGGTAAGGTACTTTGTCGTCCTAGGGCTAGTAATACACCTAGGGGGAAACAGATTAAAATACTGACCACTGCGGCTAAGACATTCAGCAACAAACCACCCCATTGATTAGTGGATACCTGTTTTAATCCGAGTCCTCCTCCCAGAAGCCACAGGAAGATTAATAAAGCAATAAACCAAGCTAAAGGTAACCAATTCCCCAGTTTTGGTTGAGTCTTAGCAACCTGTTGTCCTCCCCAAGCACTAGCTACCAGTAAGACTACTATTCCTAACAGCAATAAGCGATAGGGAATTGCTACTGGAAATAGCACTAAGATAACACCACTGATTACAAGAGCTATTAACACATTGCGACTAAATAGAGTGGGAATATTTCTTGCTAAAACTCCCCAAGTTATCCCGGATAGGAAGACAATAATTCCCAGAATCAACCATGGACGCCAGTTTTCGGTGGCGGGATAGGTTCCTACAAAAAACAGACGAAAGTTATCTGTAATAACATCCCACTGGGCTTCAGTGGTTGCCCATGTTATCAAGCCTTTAACGGTTACGAATAGAAACCAGAAAACACTAACCGTTAATAGGCTATTATACCAAGTACT includes:
- the ribD gene encoding bifunctional diaminohydroxyphosphoribosylaminopyrimidine deaminase/5-amino-6-(5-phosphoribosylamino)uracil reductase RibD, yielding MDNSPETSFPETPLAQAMIQRCIQLARRAQGRTTPNPLVGCVIVRNGEIVGEGFHPAAGQPHAEVFALSEAGENAQGATVYVNLEPCNHYGRTPPCTEALIKAGVAKVVVGMVDPDPRVSGKGIERLRAAGIEVVVGVEEAACRQLNEGFIHRILYQRPLGILKYAMTLDGKIAATSGHSKWITGEKSRSWVHQMRSACDAVIVGGNTVRQDNPNLTSHNPNLPNPLRVIMSRTLDLPRDARVWQTDHVPTLVFTEVGTEGDLYQHLVNQGVEVVVLNPLTPSQVMAYLYDRQLSSVLWECGGILAANAIADGAVQKIVAFIAPKIIGGQGGPSPVGDLGLTLMTDALTLERVSWRQIGSDYVVEGYIPSKRE
- a CDS encoding amino acid ABC transporter ATP-binding protein, with the translated sequence MTNQQPITASQDPVNSGDTESMIIAQDVHKWYASNQFHVLRGVSLEVKKKEVVVVMGPSGSGKSTFIRTFNALEDYQKGKIIIDNIELSHDLRNIDTIRKEVGMVFQQFNLFPHLTVLQNVTLAPIWVRRWKKAKAEEIAMQLLEKVGILEQAKKYPGQLSGGQQQRVAIARALAMQPKIMLFDEPTSALDPEMVREVLDTMRSLADSGMTMVCVTHEVGFAREVADRVVLMADGKLVEESTPQEFFNNPQHERTKQFLSQIL
- a CDS encoding amino acid ABC transporter permease; amino-acid sequence: MTTVNSQPPELAPPPELQVNPVTWIKKNLFSTWYNSLLTVSVFWFLFVTVKGLITWATTEAQWDVITDNFRLFFVGTYPATENWRPWLILGIIVFLSGITWGVLARNIPTLFSRNVLIALVISGVILVLFPVAIPYRLLLLGIVVLLVASAWGGQQVAKTQPKLGNWLPLAWFIALLIFLWLLGGGLGLKQVSTNQWGGLLLNVLAAVVSILICFPLGVLLALGRQSTLPVVRGFSILYIELIRGLPLIAILFMGQVIIPLFLPPGMRPDRVLRAIIGLTLFSAAYLAENVRGGLQSIPTGQIEAAKALGLNTPLSVGLIVLPQALKAVIPAIVGQFISLFQDTTLLFVVGLVELLGIGDSIFAQAKFQTPYQEVYLFDGLLFWLFCYAMSTASRRLEKQLNVDH